One stretch of Rhodopirellula halodulae DNA includes these proteins:
- a CDS encoding ArsR/SmtB family transcription factor: MTTTKSQTSTADRPATASAMVPSAKLPLAEIGDEINTVFRAFADSTRLRILHLLVDDEICVGDMVKVLSLPQPTVSRHLAYLRKAALVDVRKVGLWSHYSLAAATSCFQQKLYDCLADCFHEVPELQQDAERLSQLRNEGGCCE; the protein is encoded by the coding sequence GTGACGACTACGAAAAGCCAGACTTCGACTGCCGACCGGCCCGCGACTGCTTCAGCAATGGTCCCGTCCGCGAAGCTTCCGTTGGCTGAGATTGGTGACGAAATCAACACGGTCTTTCGAGCGTTTGCCGATAGCACGCGATTGCGAATTTTGCATTTGCTGGTCGACGATGAAATATGCGTCGGCGATATGGTCAAAGTGTTAAGTCTTCCGCAGCCGACCGTTTCAAGGCATTTGGCGTACCTTCGCAAAGCAGCCTTGGTGGATGTTCGTAAAGTCGGTTTGTGGTCGCATTATTCGCTGGCTGCCGCCACGTCCTGTTTTCAGCAAAAACTATACGACTGTCTGGCAGACTGCTTTCATGAGGTGCCTGAGTTGCAGCAAGACGCCGAGCGTTTGAGTCAACTGCGAAATGAGGGTGGCTGTTGCGAATGA
- a CDS encoding ABC transporter ATP-binding protein, producing the protein MQNVTKSYKLRHQTVVALDDATLEIPDGDFVSLIGPSGSGKSSLLVMLGGMLTPTSGKVLLDGQSMYDLDVDQRARMRQAKIGFVFQTFNLIPYLSAQENVQIPLFLSGMSAFEQLDRAAELLDRVGLGNRLDHKPMELSVGQQQRVALARMLANDPSIILADEPTGNLDPETSEQVIRYFEEFNREGRTIVMVTHNPEAAERAKRVLQLRNGKIVDDRATLQCVGVA; encoded by the coding sequence ATGCAGAACGTCACGAAGTCCTACAAGCTCCGACACCAAACCGTGGTGGCTTTGGATGACGCGACCTTGGAAATTCCCGACGGTGATTTTGTTTCCTTGATTGGCCCCAGCGGCAGCGGGAAGAGTTCGCTCTTGGTGATGTTGGGCGGCATGCTTACTCCCACCTCCGGAAAAGTACTGCTCGATGGCCAATCGATGTATGACTTGGACGTGGACCAGCGAGCGAGAATGCGTCAAGCGAAGATCGGATTTGTGTTCCAAACCTTCAATTTGATTCCATATCTTTCTGCCCAAGAGAACGTTCAGATTCCCTTGTTTCTGTCGGGAATGTCGGCGTTCGAGCAACTGGATCGCGCGGCTGAGTTGCTGGATCGGGTCGGGCTGGGGAATCGTTTGGACCACAAACCGATGGAATTGAGCGTGGGGCAGCAACAACGAGTTGCCTTGGCACGCATGTTGGCCAACGATCCGTCAATCATTTTGGCGGATGAGCCAACAGGGAATTTGGATCCTGAAACCAGCGAACAGGTGATCCGCTATTTCGAAGAGTTCAACCGCGAGGGGCGAACGATCGTTATGGTCACACACAATCCCGAGGCGGCGGAACGCGCAAAACGTGTTTTGCAGCTTCGCAATGGCAAGATCGTGGATGATCGGGCGACGTTGCAATGCGTCGGTGTGGCGTAG
- a CDS encoding biliverdin-producing heme oxygenase, with protein MGIRQQLQQGTRELHQNLDSQMRGLGALNTLDGYQNFLRCMHRMQTRFGPHLAIVSRHIGLPDPMHQMRTAFAADFEALGISVEDPTDKPRVSAKPDPTPQQWGHAYAVEGSSLGGRYLLASVKKTMPDDVPTHYLTELASGAKDRWPVFVDALETQTDLRVEDAIAGAEAVFQFVSETAQSIQEDSSHDSASQ; from the coding sequence ATGGGAATACGCCAGCAACTGCAACAGGGCACGCGAGAATTGCACCAAAACCTCGACTCTCAAATGCGAGGTTTGGGCGCACTCAATACCCTGGATGGATACCAGAATTTCCTCCGTTGCATGCACCGGATGCAAACACGTTTCGGACCGCATTTAGCCATCGTTTCGCGACACATCGGTCTGCCGGATCCAATGCACCAAATGCGAACCGCCTTTGCCGCCGACTTCGAGGCTCTAGGCATTTCCGTTGAAGATCCTACGGACAAGCCCCGTGTTTCAGCGAAGCCAGACCCAACGCCACAGCAATGGGGACACGCCTATGCGGTGGAAGGCTCTTCGCTCGGAGGACGCTACCTACTCGCGTCAGTCAAAAAAACGATGCCTGACGATGTCCCAACCCATTACTTGACCGAGTTGGCCAGTGGTGCCAAAGATCGCTGGCCGGTCTTCGTCGACGCTCTTGAAACGCAGACGGACCTGCGCGTCGAAGATGCTATTGCCGGTGCAGAAGCTGTTTTCCAGTTCGTGTCGGAAACAGCTCAATCCATTCAGGAAGACTCCTCGCACGACTCCGCCTCGCAGTGA
- a CDS encoding ABC transporter permease, which produces MLTIFVGILLGITTVIAIKNITHYSEMAIAREMDSLGANVLVLPKSVTLQDYYSADIHNDTIPEEYALRLTLSNLAGVDNLSPKLCVPVKLQDRSVTLTGILPKSEFQAKAAWGGAGVFSRPIGCGAINLGSAAESPDRKSLVRNRVIDDLASNEALIGAETAAALGVKEGQKLKLMGQQFDVVAVLPETGTVDDSRIFAHLHTVQAMAGKDAVVSCIEIVGCCKEISAGLAGKVGDLLPEAKVVTVAQVVATQAKVNGMMEKLSLIFVAIIVVIGGAGIANFMFANVYERRREIGTLMSLGAKSQLILRIFLLKALLLGFAGGVGGYALGTLLAVTLGPRWANVLVLPMPTLAFWAIGISVGTTLMASYFPARGASKLDPVTTFQEL; this is translated from the coding sequence ATGCTCACGATCTTCGTCGGAATCCTGCTGGGAATCACGACGGTGATCGCGATCAAGAACATCACTCACTATTCGGAGATGGCGATCGCCAGAGAAATGGATAGCTTGGGAGCAAACGTGCTGGTGTTGCCCAAGTCCGTCACTTTGCAGGACTATTATTCTGCGGACATTCACAACGACACGATCCCGGAGGAGTATGCCCTGCGCCTGACCCTGTCCAATTTGGCTGGGGTCGACAACCTTTCCCCGAAACTTTGTGTTCCAGTGAAGTTGCAGGATCGATCGGTCACGTTGACCGGCATTCTGCCCAAGAGCGAGTTTCAAGCCAAAGCGGCGTGGGGTGGTGCGGGAGTTTTCTCACGCCCAATTGGTTGTGGAGCCATCAATTTGGGATCGGCGGCGGAGTCGCCGGACAGGAAGTCGTTGGTGAGAAATCGTGTCATTGATGATCTGGCATCGAACGAAGCTTTGATTGGTGCGGAGACGGCAGCCGCGTTGGGCGTTAAGGAAGGCCAGAAGCTGAAATTGATGGGGCAGCAGTTTGATGTCGTGGCTGTGCTACCCGAAACCGGGACCGTGGATGATTCTCGCATTTTTGCCCATCTGCATACCGTCCAAGCCATGGCCGGCAAAGATGCGGTGGTCAGCTGCATCGAGATCGTTGGGTGTTGCAAAGAAATTTCGGCCGGGCTGGCGGGCAAGGTAGGTGATTTGTTGCCGGAAGCCAAAGTGGTCACGGTGGCACAGGTGGTGGCGACTCAGGCAAAGGTCAACGGAATGATGGAGAAACTGTCGTTGATCTTTGTGGCAATCATCGTCGTGATCGGTGGCGCGGGCATTGCCAACTTCATGTTTGCCAATGTCTACGAACGTCGTCGCGAGATTGGCACGTTGATGTCATTGGGCGCCAAATCGCAGTTGATTCTGCGAATCTTTTTGCTCAAAGCTCTTTTGTTGGGCTTTGCCGGTGGGGTTGGCGGGTACGCGCTAGGGACGTTGTTGGCGGTGACTCTCGGTCCTCGTTGGGCAAACGTTCTTGTGCTGCCAATGCCGACGCTTGCTTTTTGGGCGATCGGCATCTCGGTTGGGACGACGCTCATGGCGAGCTACTTTCCGGCACGCGGTGCCTCGAAACTTGATCCCGTCACTACATTCCAGGAGCTTTGA
- a CDS encoding RecQ family ATP-dependent DNA helicase, translated as MNLSSQLQRHFGFSEFRPGQKEACQAIVEGRDTVVLMPTGAGKSLCYQLPGVIRNGVTLVVSPLISLAKDQAETLREHNQPTVVLNSTRTAKQIEKARQRISAGEVKFVLTTPERLQKTDICELLCEVGVGLMVVDEAHCVSQWGHDFRPDYLCLPAVRQRLGNPPLVALTATASTRTLDEIRTSLRLSQPEVIRTGIDRPNLALEVRRCYSAEDKLAQLRQALKVEGMLERTEPAIVYCGTTKTVDQLSHALGGLRYHGRMRKAEREAAQEAFMDGPPAVMYATNAFGLGIDKCDIRQVIHVELPGSLEAYYQEIGRAGRDGKRSRCTLLYDPNDIDLRKMFAGGMVEASKIMTAHHTLVRGVEEFGEAETVALSKLTPISPLGRGALKSCFQLLSSRGIVAPAGRGRWRLIDRDMDHAVADRLEESTRVRSEDRQVALREMVEFAEASCCRWDILREHFGVDAAVSDVDCLCDHCGAQVAVGA; from the coding sequence ATGAATCTGTCTTCCCAACTGCAACGCCACTTTGGTTTTTCTGAGTTTCGACCTGGCCAAAAGGAAGCCTGTCAGGCCATTGTGGAAGGCCGCGACACGGTGGTGTTGATGCCGACGGGGGCGGGGAAAAGTCTGTGCTATCAACTGCCAGGCGTGATTCGCAACGGCGTGACCTTGGTCGTTAGCCCACTGATCTCATTGGCAAAGGACCAAGCGGAAACGCTTCGGGAACACAACCAACCCACGGTGGTTCTGAACAGCACGCGAACGGCGAAGCAGATTGAAAAGGCTCGTCAACGGATCTCAGCCGGTGAGGTCAAGTTTGTTTTGACGACTCCGGAGCGATTGCAAAAAACGGACATCTGCGAATTGCTGTGTGAAGTCGGCGTGGGATTGATGGTCGTGGATGAAGCCCATTGCGTGAGTCAGTGGGGGCATGATTTCCGGCCGGACTATTTGTGTTTGCCGGCTGTTCGACAGCGCTTGGGAAATCCGCCATTGGTGGCGTTGACCGCGACCGCCTCCACTCGAACGTTGGATGAGATCCGGACGTCGCTGCGATTGTCCCAACCCGAAGTGATTCGGACGGGGATCGATCGACCGAACTTGGCGTTGGAAGTGCGCCGATGCTACTCCGCCGAAGACAAGTTGGCTCAGCTTCGCCAAGCCTTGAAGGTCGAGGGGATGTTGGAGCGAACCGAGCCCGCCATTGTCTATTGCGGAACGACCAAAACCGTCGACCAGTTGTCACATGCCTTGGGCGGGCTCCGCTACCACGGGCGCATGCGAAAGGCTGAACGAGAAGCCGCGCAAGAAGCCTTCATGGATGGGCCGCCCGCCGTGATGTATGCCACCAACGCGTTTGGTTTGGGGATCGACAAATGCGATATTCGACAAGTCATCCATGTTGAATTGCCGGGGTCGTTGGAGGCTTACTACCAAGAGATCGGCCGAGCGGGACGCGATGGAAAGCGTTCTCGTTGCACGTTGTTATACGATCCCAACGACATCGATCTGCGAAAGATGTTTGCGGGCGGGATGGTCGAAGCCAGCAAGATCATGACGGCTCACCACACGTTGGTGCGAGGCGTTGAAGAATTTGGCGAGGCAGAGACGGTGGCGTTGTCCAAGCTGACCCCGATCAGCCCCTTAGGACGAGGTGCGCTCAAGTCATGTTTTCAGTTGCTTTCGTCTCGCGGCATCGTCGCACCCGCCGGACGAGGACGCTGGCGTTTGATCGATCGTGACATGGACCACGCGGTCGCGGACCGATTGGAGGAGTCAACTCGTGTTCGCTCGGAAGACCGACAGGTCGCGTTGCGAGAAATGGTGGAGTTTGCGGAAGCGTCGTGCTGCCGATGGGACATTTTGCGAGAGCATTTCGGTGTGGATGCCGCTGTGTCCGATGTGGATTGCTTGTGTGATCATTGCGGGGCGCAGGTGGCGGTCGGGGCGTGA
- a CDS encoding serine/threonine protein kinase, producing the protein MMLSTSSTDIQLPSPRPVGLAKYRDMTEMARGGNGVLYSAYDQIVGRTVVLKTLLPEHRLDRGYRRRLLREARVTAQLEHPGTVPVHEIGEDEEYGIYYAMKRISGENFFSVLRQLAKGDQRVAEAFPLHRRIEVIRDTCQTLMFAHASGVIHRDVKPENIWVGNFGEVTLLDWGSAKVWGESAFGDRRYPTSRTRSSETGDGSDAVQHTETSYELPPLTPANLMIGTPTYMSPEQISDREIDERSDVFSAGICLYEAMAIAEPFRGRTRDETFDNICMRQPTPPSERSPQRQIPKEADRIVAKAIAKRRASRYQTMRELIAELDELLLVVRQQDDAT; encoded by the coding sequence ATGATGCTCTCCACCTCCAGCACTGACATTCAATTGCCCTCACCGAGACCCGTGGGACTCGCGAAGTATCGCGACATGACCGAGATGGCTCGCGGTGGAAACGGCGTTTTGTATTCGGCGTACGATCAGATTGTTGGTCGCACGGTGGTTTTGAAAACGCTCTTGCCAGAACACCGTTTGGATCGCGGCTATCGACGTCGGTTGTTGCGTGAAGCTCGCGTGACAGCACAACTGGAACACCCCGGAACGGTGCCGGTGCACGAAATCGGTGAGGACGAAGAATACGGCATTTACTATGCGATGAAGCGAATCTCCGGAGAGAACTTCTTTTCGGTTTTGCGCCAGCTTGCCAAAGGAGATCAGCGGGTTGCCGAGGCGTTCCCGCTGCACCGTCGCATTGAAGTCATCCGGGACACCTGTCAAACGTTGATGTTTGCGCATGCTTCCGGAGTCATTCATCGCGATGTCAAACCGGAGAACATTTGGGTCGGTAACTTTGGCGAAGTCACGTTGTTGGATTGGGGGTCGGCGAAGGTATGGGGCGAATCCGCGTTTGGTGATCGTCGCTATCCGACTTCACGCACACGATCCAGCGAGACCGGCGACGGCTCCGACGCGGTGCAGCACACGGAAACCAGTTACGAGCTGCCGCCGCTGACCCCCGCGAATTTGATGATTGGCACGCCGACCTACATGTCGCCGGAACAGATTTCCGATCGCGAAATTGATGAACGGAGCGATGTGTTCTCGGCGGGAATTTGTTTGTACGAAGCGATGGCGATCGCGGAACCTTTTCGTGGGCGGACTCGCGATGAAACGTTCGACAACATCTGCATGCGCCAGCCGACTCCGCCGAGCGAACGGTCGCCACAGCGTCAGATTCCCAAAGAAGCGGACCGAATCGTCGCCAAAGCAATCGCGAAACGAAGAGCCAGCCGTTACCAAACGATGCGCGAGTTGATCGCAGAGTTGGACGAACTGCTGCTGGTCGTACGTCAACAGGACGACGCGACCTAA
- the arsB gene encoding ACR3 family arsenite efflux transporter produces MNTRNTCDDDVTESTAEGMGFFERYLTLWVTLSIIGGIALGKIAPGLAKSLDAMAIYSGDAPVVSIPIAVCLFFMMFPIMVKIDFGKVVRAGRTIGPVAMTIVVNWAIKPFTMYAIASFFLGTVFLGWIGPDAVDYVKAPLGTELEVGAHYGAGRAVMIEGVKMLEVPLWRSYLAGCILLGIAPCTAMVLVWGFLAKGNDGHTLVMVAINSLLMLVLYGLLGGVLLGVGQLPVPWKALLLSIAIYVALPLITGYVFRKWAIAVKGETWFKDRFLKYLSPVTITALLATLVLLFSFKGETIVANPLTILWIAIPLTLQTILIFAIAYAAALAFGFRYESAAPTAMIGASNHFEVAIATATMLYGLSSGAALATVVGVLIEVPLMLALVRFCLKTQGWFAKPESVPQSEAIST; encoded by the coding sequence ATGAACACCCGAAACACTTGCGACGACGACGTCACGGAAAGCACCGCCGAAGGTATGGGGTTCTTCGAACGCTACCTGACGCTCTGGGTGACGCTCAGCATCATCGGCGGAATCGCACTCGGAAAAATCGCTCCCGGACTTGCCAAGTCGCTCGATGCGATGGCGATTTACTCAGGGGACGCGCCGGTGGTTTCCATCCCGATTGCGGTTTGCTTGTTTTTCATGATGTTTCCCATCATGGTCAAAATTGACTTTGGCAAGGTCGTCCGCGCTGGCCGAACCATTGGTCCAGTCGCGATGACAATCGTCGTCAATTGGGCCATCAAACCGTTCACCATGTATGCCATCGCGAGCTTCTTTCTGGGGACCGTTTTTCTCGGCTGGATCGGTCCTGATGCGGTGGACTATGTCAAAGCACCACTGGGAACGGAGTTGGAGGTCGGTGCTCACTATGGTGCCGGACGCGCGGTGATGATCGAGGGTGTGAAAATGCTGGAGGTTCCGCTTTGGAGAAGCTACCTCGCCGGTTGTATTCTCTTGGGGATCGCTCCGTGCACCGCCATGGTCTTGGTTTGGGGATTTCTCGCCAAAGGAAACGACGGACACACTTTGGTCATGGTGGCAATCAACTCGCTACTGATGTTGGTTTTGTATGGCTTGCTCGGTGGCGTCCTGTTGGGAGTTGGGCAATTGCCAGTGCCATGGAAAGCATTGCTGTTGTCCATCGCCATCTACGTCGCTCTTCCGCTAATCACAGGCTATGTCTTTCGGAAATGGGCTATCGCGGTCAAAGGCGAAACGTGGTTTAAGGATCGTTTCTTGAAATACCTTTCCCCGGTCACCATCACCGCGTTGTTAGCAACGCTGGTCCTGCTGTTCTCGTTCAAAGGCGAAACCATCGTTGCCAACCCTCTGACAATTCTTTGGATCGCCATCCCGCTGACATTGCAAACGATCCTGATCTTCGCAATTGCGTATGCCGCTGCACTTGCATTTGGATTTCGCTACGAGAGTGCGGCGCCAACTGCCATGATTGGAGCCTCCAATCACTTTGAAGTGGCCATCGCCACGGCCACCATGCTCTATGGGCTTTCTTCAGGAGCCGCCTTGGCAACCGTGGTGGGAGTTCTGATCGAGGTGCCGCTGATGCTCGCTCTCGTTCGATTTTGCTTGAAGACACAGGGTTGGTTTGCCAAGCCGGAAAGCGTCCCTCAGAGTGAAGCCATTTCCACTTAG
- a CDS encoding AAA family ATPase — MHSLHFVTGAAGVGKSTFGRELATRLSAVVLDSDTVTEPVVRAGMQAAGLDPTDRDSPTYKQIFRDAVYECLFQTAMENLPHVSVVIVGPFTRELRDPNWPRHMADRLGVQPTIWLLTCDDEIRRQRIERRGNPRDEAKLVDWAQHVVDAPPAEPAFEVERVDTSDPASSKPFQD; from the coding sequence ATGCACTCACTTCACTTTGTCACCGGGGCCGCGGGCGTTGGCAAGAGCACGTTTGGCCGAGAGTTGGCGACCCGGTTGTCGGCGGTCGTTTTGGACAGCGATACGGTGACGGAGCCCGTTGTGCGTGCTGGAATGCAAGCGGCGGGTTTGGATCCGACGGATCGGGACAGCCCCACGTACAAACAGATTTTTCGCGATGCCGTCTACGAGTGTTTGTTCCAGACCGCGATGGAGAACTTGCCTCACGTCTCCGTCGTCATCGTCGGCCCATTCACCCGTGAATTACGAGATCCGAATTGGCCAAGACACATGGCGGATCGTTTGGGCGTCCAGCCGACGATTTGGTTGCTGACATGCGATGACGAAATCCGCCGACAACGCATCGAGCGACGCGGCAATCCTCGGGACGAAGCGAAGTTGGTGGACTGGGCCCAGCATGTGGTGGATGCGCCGCCAGCGGAACCGGCGTTCGAGGTCGAACGGGTGGACACCAGTGATCCAGCGAGTTCCAAGCCATTCCAGGATTGA
- a CDS encoding hybrid sensor histidine kinase/response regulator has product MRGSRRAQHILLIDDSADDRAKIRSALVQGDPTRRYRFREATNGEEGLHICHETSDPPIDCVIVDMQMPRVNGPEFLRALKGDDDYPQLPVVVLTGSSSSRDSGDALQQGAQDYVTKDSIYPSVLFRVVDNAIERHQLLRELNESRLAANQANQAKSAMIGNISHEIRTPMTAVLGLCDVLLDQDPSDHQSNLLQMIRENGEYLVEIVNDLLDLSKLEAGGVTIDREPMLLRHLFSRTVGLMQVRAKENETTLSLEMADDVPEAIVSDSVRIRQVFLNLASNAIKFSPGASVRVRVGTKASVSDETKLFVEVIDSGVGIPNEDIERIFQPFVQSESKKRAKSVGGTGLGLAISRRLIEMLDGKLNVTSEVGQGSTFAFEFPCEVCDPSRVESVKNSTRLSKAVEELLDGCEILVAEDTRATQVLLAMTLQSVGSVVTMVQNGHELLEHYHAHPGRYRAILTDIQMPGMDGLEATERLRQAGCQLPIVVLTADAVGATRREAESAGATDILTKPIDRQALLEVMARHCEAESCEESS; this is encoded by the coding sequence ATGAGAGGTTCCAGGCGAGCGCAACACATTCTGCTGATCGATGACTCCGCCGATGATCGCGCGAAGATCCGATCGGCATTGGTCCAAGGCGATCCCACCCGGCGATATCGCTTTCGCGAAGCGACCAATGGTGAGGAAGGACTGCACATCTGTCACGAAACGAGTGATCCACCCATTGATTGCGTGATCGTGGACATGCAGATGCCGAGGGTTAACGGTCCTGAGTTCTTGCGAGCCTTGAAGGGCGATGACGATTACCCCCAGTTGCCAGTCGTGGTTCTCACCGGCAGTTCCAGCAGTCGCGACTCCGGCGATGCGTTGCAGCAAGGAGCGCAGGACTATGTGACGAAGGACTCCATCTACCCCTCGGTGTTGTTTCGCGTGGTGGACAATGCCATCGAGCGACATCAGTTGCTGAGAGAACTCAACGAAAGTCGCTTGGCGGCCAATCAAGCGAACCAAGCCAAGTCCGCCATGATCGGGAACATCAGTCATGAAATTCGCACGCCCATGACGGCGGTGCTGGGGCTATGCGATGTTTTGCTCGACCAAGATCCTTCGGATCATCAAAGCAACTTGCTGCAAATGATTCGCGAAAACGGGGAGTATTTGGTTGAGATCGTCAACGATCTATTGGACTTGTCGAAGCTCGAAGCGGGCGGTGTGACGATCGATCGCGAGCCGATGCTGCTTCGCCATTTGTTCTCGCGCACGGTTGGTCTGATGCAAGTGCGAGCGAAAGAAAATGAGACCACGTTGTCGCTTGAGATGGCCGACGATGTGCCGGAGGCGATCGTCTCGGACTCGGTGAGAATTCGCCAAGTGTTTTTGAATCTGGCCAGCAACGCGATCAAGTTTTCACCAGGAGCTAGCGTTCGAGTCAGGGTAGGCACGAAAGCATCCGTTAGCGACGAAACCAAACTCTTTGTGGAGGTCATTGACTCGGGGGTTGGAATCCCGAACGAAGACATCGAGCGGATTTTTCAACCATTCGTGCAGTCGGAGAGTAAAAAGCGTGCGAAGTCCGTCGGTGGAACAGGGTTGGGACTCGCGATTTCACGACGGCTGATCGAAATGCTGGATGGGAAATTGAATGTGACCAGTGAAGTCGGCCAAGGCAGCACGTTCGCCTTCGAGTTTCCATGTGAAGTTTGCGATCCGAGTCGTGTGGAATCGGTGAAGAATTCGACTCGACTTTCGAAAGCCGTCGAAGAGTTGTTGGATGGGTGCGAGATATTGGTGGCGGAAGACACACGCGCCACTCAGGTGTTGTTGGCGATGACACTGCAGTCCGTTGGAAGTGTTGTCACCATGGTGCAGAACGGTCACGAATTGTTGGAACATTATCACGCGCACCCTGGTCGGTACCGGGCGATTCTCACCGATATTCAAATGCCCGGCATGGATGGCTTGGAAGCGACCGAGCGACTACGACAGGCGGGGTGCCAGTTGCCCATTGTGGTCCTGACGGCGGATGCGGTTGGCGCGACAAGAAGGGAGGCCGAATCCGCAGGTGCGACTGATATTTTGACCAAGCCGATCGATCGCCAAGCACTCTTGGAGGTGATGGCACGTCACTGCGAGGCGGAGTCGTGCGAGGAGTCTTCCTGA
- a CDS encoding response regulator: MKRQRTSVIWILEDNDEDYELLEMALVNCEYPVRYVRFARGTELKQRLDENISRVPDLIYADLRMPGLGGLKILELLKSHERFLSVPRLVFSTSANPKDIAAAYQRGANAYHVKLVETPKMLAKLQQTFSYWLGSVEPLRSNESLLRSDATS, translated from the coding sequence ATGAAGCGACAGCGAACCTCGGTGATTTGGATTTTGGAAGACAACGATGAAGACTACGAGTTGCTTGAAATGGCGTTGGTAAATTGTGAGTACCCCGTCCGCTATGTTCGATTTGCGCGGGGCACGGAATTGAAACAGCGATTAGACGAGAATATTTCGCGAGTGCCTGATTTGATTTATGCCGATCTGCGAATGCCTGGTTTGGGTGGTCTGAAAATCCTGGAGTTGTTGAAATCGCATGAACGTTTTTTAAGTGTTCCGCGGTTGGTGTTTTCAACGTCCGCCAACCCGAAGGACATTGCGGCCGCTTATCAGAGGGGCGCGAACGCCTATCACGTCAAGTTGGTTGAGACGCCGAAGATGCTGGCGAAACTTCAGCAGACGTTCTCGTATTGGCTGGGTTCCGTTGAGCCACTGCGGAGCAATGAATCGCTGCTACGATCGGACGCGACATCATGA